The stretch of DNA GAAATATACAAACCTATTTCTCTATATATTATATCACGATGAGTACCTTGATCTACCCTAATTCACTAGAGCTAACAAGCCTGCGTTTTATTTACACAGCCTCTTAAGGAGGTCGAGGACCATAAAGACGACAGTTCAGAcacaacattattcacaaaaTACGTGAGTCAgatgtattttaaattttgtttgcgATTGTTGAAAAGTTCAAAGTTAATTTCTTAGTTTTTATGCAGAGAGGTGCCAAATTATACCGCAAACCTCGACACCCCGGACGCATCATTGAAACAGCATTTCTGAGTGGTGTTAAACTACCACGGGGCACTTATGTACCAAACATACTCCACAATTCTTCTTTGTCGGGCATACAATTAGAAGCTGCAGTTCACATCTGTCAGGTTATATCTCCGGCCacatataataaattattattaaaattaaatttagcgTGTTGTGATGCTTGTTTATATGCAGAGACACACACAGAAAATCGGTAATGGTGCGACTGCTGGCTTTCTACTTGGAGATGGAACTGGAGTTGGTAAAGGAAGAACAATTGCTGGCGTAATCCGTGAAAACTGGTCTCATGGAAGGAAGAAGTCACTGTAAGTTAAGCACATCATACATTTTTAGGCAACGGTTCTTTTTAATATCAACcgttcattttttatttgtatcaGGTGGATTTCCAGTAATTCCATTCTGAATTTGGATGTCCGAAGAGATTTGGATGACGTTGGTGCTAGCTCCATTAGTGGTATAATTCAATCTCTTTTTTTATCCCCTTTTTCCATATTATAAATCTATGTGTTAAACTACTTCAAGGGACAGATGTTATTTATTGTCTGCTCCATGAATTTTCCTCCAGTTTTATTTATAGGATATCTTATCTTCCTgttattttttagtttcttgTGTCCGATAATTCTTATTTTGTCCAAAATATGAAGTTTTACTGATGGTCTTTGGCTTCCTTGGTTAAGatttttcattgaaaaattCTTGTAATTGTGTTTTGTATATTGCAAGAATTTTTATGcatttaaatatatttctttcttGAATCTATCCAGTGCATCCTTTGAACACACTGTCTTACGATGAGCTTGGCATTACCGAGGGAGTCATTTTCCTGACATACAGTTGCCTGATAGCATCTAATAAAAACGATGTTACCCGTATGGGACAGCTCCTGAAGTGGTGTGGAACTGGGTTTGACGGCCTTATCATTTTTGATGAGGTATCAGACTCttttaaatcaaaattattCCTAGTGTAAATTGGTATTTCCTCCCTTTAACTTtgatgtatattattattaagtggtattttaagtatatttttgtgtttaatttatatttatttactcTAAAGAGTGTGAGTGGCTTCATTGCAGtctcaaaaaggaaaaaattcgAATCCCAAAAAGGGTAAGCCCACCAAAGCCGCTGAAGCAGTATGTAATATCCAGGTTTGTTCATCTTACTCTCTAACTGAAAGCTTCTAATATCACTCTTTGTAAGTTGAAGTAGGCATTGACGTTATCCTAAGTTCTTATCCTAAGTTCATTATGGATTATCCTAAGTTCTTTCAATCTAATTCGACAGATTAAACTACCTAATGCCCGGGTCGTTTACTCTTCGGCTACGGGTGCTTCTGAACCTCGCGATATGGGTTACATGGTTCGACTTGGCCTTTGGGGAGATGGAACATGTTTCCCTGATTTTGGTGCATTTATAGGTAGTGTACATTCTcttatctttttgtttttaaaaatattaactatGACTCgtcatctttcttcttcacatttTATTCTGAGGAGTGCTACGGGCAATGTTTGTACCCAGATTCATCTCGAAGTGTAGAAGCTCCATTCTCCTGTCATCTTTTCCACATCACATTGAGCATTTTATAAattgttataatttatttatttgtttgcatgtgtgtgtatttttaataaatgaGATGATGAATCCAGATAATATTGAAAAAGGGGACGTTGGAGCTCTAGAGCTAGTTGCAATGGACATGAAAGCAAGGTTATAATATTTCTACAAACACCACCTACTCTCAGCCTTACATGCACTTATATATGTGTCTGAAATGTATATTgttctgctttttttttttcctaatttcAGGGGCATGTATATAAGTCGTACGCTTAGCTACGAGGGTGCTGATGTTGCAATTGTTGTAGCAGTTCTAAATGATAAGATGATAGTATGACCAACTAATTTCTTTGTCTTGCTTTGCTAATACCATTACTTGTTATTTAATTTCAGTAATCTCCTCTGTGAATAATtaattgaagaaaacaaaatttcatcACCAAATTAGTAGTAAATAGTTGCTGGCTTGTGCTGTTATAGAGTTGGGTGAAGACTCTCTACTCCCAAATGTTTGTGTCGGAATGTTCATTGTCGGGATTAAATGCCATAAAGCATACAAAATTATGAACCCTAAACAAGTGTTTCTAAGTCCTATGTATACTTCGGGGTCAAAGTGGTGTATGTCCCTTTCCATATCTCATCCAATATGGGACTCTTAACACCCCcctcacccccccccccccattcAGCATCTCTAAAGGCTGTCTGTAttcatataattattattataaaattacagttgtctatatttttaataacaCATTCATCTGTCTTTTGATTTCAATATTTTCAGCTGgtgatttattttcttatcaaaTTTCTTTTGAATTCAGTATGCTCATCTGATGATGTATGTTTTTATCAAATTTCATAGGATATGTACAAAAAAGCCGCAGAATTTTGGGCGTTTTTGCTTGAGGCCTTGAAGGTTTCCATTGAGCACCTACCCAACACAGTTAAAGCTAGTAGTAGTTTATGGGGACAATATTGGGCAAGTCATCAGGTATTAAGTCTATGTGGGTGCCTACAGACAAGTTCTTCATGTCTCTTTATTTACTGAGGTTTTCAAATTGGCTTGTACATTTGCAGAACTTCTTCAGACACATGTCTACGTCGTTGAAAGTATCAACTGCAGTGAACCTGTCGCTTCTTGCGATAGACAAATATGAATGTGTAGTCATAGGTCTACAGAGTACGGGTGAAGCAAGGTTGAGTGAAGCGTTTGCTAAAGATAAAGCTGTTTCAGAAGATAAAGCTGTTTCAGAGGTATAACTATTTGGATCCTTTTTCATTTCGTATAAAACGTTTCCTGCATTTCAGTTgcattatgtgttttttttttgtttattcatttATTGTGTTGATTAGGATTTCGAAAAGTCTGTTGCTCCAACTCGGgcaattttgttaaaatttgtTGAAGAATATTACCCTGAAGTTGAACATCCCGCCGCAGGTATCACATGTTGTGTTTGTTATAAATGTtgcatatattttcattattttggaaaataatTAACTCCTCATGAAGTTCTTTTAAAGCAGTGATGGTAGTATTCAGTACATAAAAACTCCTCATGAgaaccattttattttttaccattAATTTGATACAGCAATGAAGGGAAAGAGAGAAATATTAGAGATGATTCGTAATTTGGATCTTCCAGAGAATCCCTTGGATGAACTTATTCACGAGGTAAATGATCATTGTTGATTCATACTGAATACTCATCTTCCTCTGCAATTAATACAAGTATATGCCAATTTATAGTTCTTTTACTAGACTCTAAATGCTTCTTTTATGCAGTTAGGAGGCCCTGAAAAAGTTGCAGAAATTACAGGAAGGAAGGCAAGGCTTGTGAGGGACACTAGTGAAAATGTGATTTATAAGAAGCGAATGTGAGtcgcaaaatatatatatatatctaatcAATAAACATTGATCGTTCTTACCTGAATTAGCTTTTTGTCTTTTTCCCTTTAGAGAAAAAGGTGAAACTGTCGAGATGGTCAAcatgaaagagagagagaactTCATGGACGGTAGGAAGTTAGTGGCAATTGTATCTGATGCAGGATCAACTGGAGTTTCGTTGCAGGCACACACCAGTGCACCGAATAACGTAATCAAactgtttaattttttttatccctaGTATCAGCAGTTTTTTCTGTCCTACTATTTTGATGGTTTTGCCCATTATCTGTCCAGAAACATGTGATattgtattagtttttgaactttataattatttttctgttttgttcTGAATGACCATtacaaaatagaaaagaagggTTCATTTAACTCTAGAACTTCCATGGAGTGCGGATCGAGTAATTCAGCAGCTTGGAAGAACTCATAGATCAAGTCAAGCGTCAGTACCATCATATAGGTCACTGGTTCTATcgattaattttgttttttcaattctgtatatgatatatgtttacCACTGTTTGTTTTGCCTCTGGTGAGCATGTAGCTCAAACTAAGTGTTGTTTAAGCTTATTTGCGTGCTAAGCATTATTCATCAATTTGGTTTTTGACTAAATACCCTCATTAGTAACATAAGTAGGTGGATTGAAATACAATAAATAAGAGTATTAGTggaaaaaagtaattaatgcTTCATTAGTgttttaaaatgacaaataatgaGACCACTTAATATGAGACGGAAGGAATACTAAAAATGGTATATTCACTAAGAAAGAACAGAAAAATGGGAATCATTTACACAAATCCCAAGGCTCCACTGAGATACTATTTAATTTGTGGaaccatcaatttagtccccTATCAGCAGTTCTCCAATTTGTTGATGGTACACCCTTTTGACccaatttcttatttttgtcAATGTTCTTCAGAATACTGATTACAAATCTGGGTGGAGAACGCCGGTTTGTATCAACTATTGCTAAGAGATTACAATCCCTTGGAGCTTTGACACAAGGGGATCGTAGGTAAGTTGTATTCATCAGCTGTGTTTTCAGTGAGCTGACATGGATAACATCTCAGTTGATGTCGTACCTGTGGGCATTACAGGGTTGGACCTTCATTAAGTGCATACAACTATGATAGCATTTATGGGACACAGGCTCTGAAGCATTTGTACACAGTAATAATGACAAAGGTATCTAGTTTTAGTTGAAAATAACAAATGTGCATATTAACAATAGGTTTAATGGGTAACGAACAAGTCGAATCCATCTActgataaaaataattatgtagGATGGTCTTCTTCCCGTGTTACCTCCAGGATGCGTATCTGAACCAAAATGCAATACAGTTAAGCATTTCACGACACAAGCAAAAACTGCTCTTGCTTCTGTTGGAATTTCTGAAGACATCCTCCATGGTAATTCACTGTTTTCCCTTGTCTAATATTAGATTGAATAGGTATATAGTAACGATGATAtctaatcaaaatatatttcagGTTTCATCATTGACTGTTGTGAACTTTATGAAACTATATTATCTGTGTTTTTCCTCATTATTAAATGTTGATTTCTTATATTTGAAGGCGCTGATGATAACTACGATATTGGACATTTTCTCAACCGGATTTTGGGAATAGCTCCTTTGACTCAGAATAGGtttgtattttgtgaatgaaaTGATTTGATGCTTCTAATTTCAGCATTTTGCTCTATGCACTAATTTTCGCTGCATCAACAGGCTATTTGATTTCTTTGTGGATATCTTGaatcatcttattcgagaagACCGCGATAAAGGTATCCTTGGCACAGGCATTGTTGACTTGAAAGCGATTGCCCGGGACAGCAAAAAGGTATTTATTTTTGCCCTAAACTCTACTactcattttcttattttgctgtATAGCAAATTTAAGACTGAAGATAACTTTCATTTGACGCAGAAAATATATGTTGATCTACCGTCTGCGGCTTCGAGTTATCTGTACACATTCACATTGGATGGAAGAGTTTCATGGGAGGTGCATATGCTTTCTCAGATGTCCTAACTAAATTTTGATTTACTCTAACATACATATTTTGCTGAATATCATTTATGCATCAGGCTGCAAAGTCCATGAGGGTTAGGAATCAGAAGCTTGGAGTTGGTGGTGGCTTCCGCAGGTCCAAGAAGAAGCATGATGGAAAACGTCGTGTTATTTTAGTACTTgtaaggtaatttttttttgtttttgtcataCTTGTTGTATAACTATTCGATTTCAATGAGTGAAAATTTATCGTGTCCAGCATATAATCTCTTTATCATTTACTATCAATTGTCTGACATTTAGTCCCATGTGACATCATGTTTTatagttgtaacttgtaaggtAAATTTCCTGTAAGCTTGAGTGGCTCTTCTCTGTCACAACATAAAATTACACTTGAAGTattgttttatttcatttaCCTCACTTGAATCTGAACAATCAAATGGCTTTTATTTCTTTCGTATACTGATATCATTATGTTTGTTATTTCTGTTCCAGTTTGGCTTCGGGGTATAAGATAGTTTGTCCGACTTCTGGCAATTGTAGTGATATCAGTCTGGAAAATTATTTAGAAGTAGATGAATCTTTAGGGAAGGTCAAACCTCTCTGGGAGCACGAATATAATGCAGCTTCATCATGTGAACAAGCTTCATCATCTACGGTAATTAACTTCTCGCTTCTTTATTGTTGTGAACTTGTGGCCTAATTGGCACACATGGAACTGAACCATATACATTTGTATTGTGAATCTCATCTATCTTACAGGTGAAAGTAAATGTCTTAGCTGGTGTCATTCTTCCACTTTGGACTGCAATCGAAAAGGCTGTGCAGGTATGTCGCCAACTCAATATATTCATGAGAAAAAACATTTTGCTGTTAAAATGTATTAATTTGTCgctttttgaaataattataacttcaaataaaaatatgtacAGGTCGAACAAAATCAGAAGAGGTTATGCATTGTTcgttgtaataataaaaaatttgctGGGCTTCTCTTACCTAATGCAGCAATAGCTGAAACTGTGCTTAAAGGTTCCATTCTCTCTCCATACCTACCACCTTTTCTTAAAAGCACACCTTCGCATGGAATATATGgcttgttttatatatatatatatatatatatatatggcttgTGATATGGCCTACTAGTtactatatgtatatatatagtcaaaacTGTCATTTGATGCATATACTTATTATATATTTCCTTTTGACATCTTCTGCAGATTACCCCCCATAGGATGTTAGAAGAAGGGAAAGGAAAGATTGAGTTGACATTTATTAGATGCTATCAGGCAACTGTATGTCAGGAAAATGGGTGGATATAGGTGGAGTTGGGCTCAAAGTTGTCACTTGGTTTAAATTGTAGAGTTAATAAGTAAAGTCAAATTTGTCCGACAAATGAAGAACGCTTTTCATATGGTTGGGTTTGCGATTTAAGCAAGTTGTTTGGCGCCTTTGGAACGGTTAGACATAAAAAAATCTACATCTATCTACTACGGGCTCGTTTGGCcgagctttttttagagcttatcaaaatagcttatgcaaacttataattttataaactaccagtgaaaattgtaattttataaacttttttatcataaactaacttgacaaacttataataatatataaaaattgcaaaagcggtttgcataagctctaaaaaaatcgggccaaacggaccctactactactactaatcTATACTAATAGTAGATagattttataacaaatttttaaatattttattctaaataaattttataacttATCTATTTCtactataataaaattgattactatcaaatttactaatttgaccttattagttttaataatattccaaattttatatcctttattgtaattttactctAATAAAAATATACGCATAAagataagaataaaataaaaataagaatctatccatgaaaatagaaagaaataaaaataataaaagatcaTAGAAACTTTAggcataagaaaaaaaaaaagttttgtcaATTGCTACCAAGTTAGTTAATTTTTCCTTaccaattttaataaaatttcatattttgtacctttaattgtaattttactcgAATAATAATCTTtatttgttgaagaaatctaacataaaaataggaaccaCACAATCTAATAACATCAAAgaattgcgtaaaaaaaaaaaaaaaacatcaaagaaGTTGAACAAATCTATGCATAAAAGAGGAATCGATGTTTGAATCTTGAACCCAATATTTTCACCTTGAAAATGTAAAATTTCGCCCAATAGGTTACtgattcaaaataataatataatttatttaaaaatatacacgggacaaTGACTTTAACAAGTTTTTtaagataataataatttcacttatattataacaatattttttaacaaatttttaaatattttttatcataatataataataaacttaaatatcaaataaaatttaagtatCCGTTCAAATGCACGGGTCTCTTAACTAGTATTTTAATAAGCTCGTATAATATGCTTATCGTTGGGCTTAACATGGAGCTTATGAAAAAGGATCCCGCTTCGAATCCCGCCTACTCCATTTTACACAATATTAACgtattttttagaatttattttttgaatcaatCTTAAACTtatcttcttgtttttttacGGTTATTTTTTTGTCCTTCTTCACACTTATCTTTTTAAAAGTatcccacttttttttttttaatttatcttttcgagtcaatattaaatttatttatttttatgcaaaatcaatcttaaatttataattacttATGTGATGAGACatccaaacacttcaatttacGTAAGTACTTTTTAATGAacatatccaaacataaatagCTTATTCAGCATAAGAGCTTATGGCGTAAGCTCTCGTATTAAAAGCTCTAATGCTATAAGCATTCgtataagctgtttatccaaacgagcccttagcttttttttagagcttatgcaaacaacttatgcaatttttatatattattataagtttgtcaatgtagtttatgataaaaaaatggaaaatgctaaacaatgccCCCAGAACATTGGTTaagcatataaatatataaattttgtctCGGGACTTGTGCATTCAGTGCATCgaaaatgtaaaaagttattttatcaatattaattttatcttttatttctatttttggtatgtTTAAAGAGTGTGCTCCGGAGGCACCGTTTAGCATAaccctaaaaaaatttataaaattatagttTTCACTAGTGTACGTAAACTTATAAactaacataaaacttaatttatattgcacaagtggtttgcataagctctaaaaaagtTCGGCCAAACGAACTTTTAGAGAAAGATGCATGGATTGCTCATTCCcatctattatttatatctaaacctaaatattttttttttgttttggtacaATCTAAACCTAAAATATATTCTTGACCAaacctaaaatatattttactttttttttctttctttacacACAACCTAAAAATATAAACTAGATTTTATATTCTAGTGCTAAAATCTCGCACTAgattttgttgataatttttttttttaaattgtatgGTAGATGAGATATTGAGATATTTGAGTTCTATGGTTCTGTACGAAAATAAGGATacatagaaaatttattttcacaaattaatctcattacattaattaatattacaaaGACAATTAAATATTGCATCACTGATTACAAAATTACATAGGTGAAACTCAaatcttttttagttttcaCCACCGATATCGGGTCTACTGAACCGCCTAATATGGTCCagagtcagttctggcatcaagtggtttcagctccctctcgatcgcagttgcgggagatcgaaccgtggtccttccTACCAGATCCAATCAtcactggaccaactaacgattggttggTGAAACTCAAATCTTGTTCCTAAAGAAGGCCACTAACTGGTGATGTGCTAAAAACTGACATCTCCTTGTTATTAATGTTGTTAGCTGCTAAAGATGTTTCATTGTTGCCACTGATTTTTCTTCTAGGCTTTGCCTCTCCAAGCATCATTATCACATCTCTCATACTTGGTCTTTCCTTAGGAAGCTTAGCAGTGCAAATAACTGCTATTCTTAAAACTAAAAGCATCTCTTCTATAACATGTCTGCTGTTTCCTACGCTTTGATCTAATGCTTCTTCTAGAGATTTGTTATCTCTAATCTTCCTTCTAATCCATTCTACAATGTCTACACTTTCTCCAAATTCTTCATCAAGCGGCCTCTTTCCTGTCAGAAGCTCGAATAAAACTACTCCGTAACTGTATACATCAATCTTTTCATCCACCTTCAATGCATAGCCATATTCTGCGAATTCGTAAATCGTTGAAATGTTATGATCTCAGAGAAATTAACTAGAGTTTAATTGGTatgcactgacagtgtaaaaatGTTTACGTAGATGTCTAATCGTATCTAACCATGTTGTAACTTTGTTTagtttgttatattattttactaGCTAAAATATTGCCAAAAATATCTACCTAGTGAAATGCGATTAGGGGCGTGCGTGTGTTTAATATCAGTACGtattaattaaactttgttAACTATCCTTCTTGATCTAAAGTGGTAATCA from Trifolium pratense cultivar HEN17-A07 linkage group LG5, ARS_RC_1.1, whole genome shotgun sequence encodes:
- the LOC123885057 gene encoding protein FORGETTER 1-like, with translation MSTSPPNPTLPRKCSDCKKTFILPTSCVVCPLCLQDDNFMAMTETEFLNQPLKEVEDHKDDSSDTTLFTKYRGAKLYRKPRHPGRIIETAFLSGVKLPRGTYVPNILHNSSLSGIQLEAAVHICQRHTQKIGNGATAGFLLGDGTGVGKGRTIAGVIRENWSHGRKKSLWISSNSILNLDVRRDLDDVGASSISVHPLNTLSYDELGITEGVIFLTYSCLIASNKNDVTRMGQLLKWCGTGFDGLIIFDESQKGKNSNPKKGKPTKAAEAVCNIQIKLPNARVVYSSATGASEPRDMGYMVRLGLWGDGTCFPDFGAFIDNIEKGDVGALELVAMDMKARGMYISRTLSYEGADVAIVVAVLNDKMIDMYKKAAEFWAFLLEALKVSIEHLPNTVKASSSLWGQYWASHQNFFRHMSTSLKVSTAVNLSLLAIDKYECVVIGLQSTGEARLSEAFAKDKAVSEDKAVSEDFEKSVAPTRAILLKFVEEYYPEVEHPAAAMKGKREILEMIRNLDLPENPLDELIHELGGPEKVAEITGRKARLVRDTSENVIYKKRIEKGETVEMVNMKERENFMDGRKLVAIVSDAGSTGVSLQAHTSAPNNKRRVHLTLELPWSADRVIQQLGRTHRSSQASVPSYRILITNLGGERRFVSTIAKRLQSLGALTQGDRRVGPSLSAYNYDSIYGTQALKHLYTVIMTKDGLLPVLPPGCVSEPKCNTVKHFTTQAKTALASVGISEDILHGADDNYDIGHFLNRILGIAPLTQNRLFDFFVDILNHLIREDRDKGILGTGIVDLKAIARDSKKKIYVDLPSAASSYLYTFTLDGRVSWEAAKSMRVRNQKLGVGGGFRRSKKKHDGKRRVILVLVSLASGYKIVCPTSGNCSDISLENYLEVDESLGKVKPLWEHEYNAASSCEQASSSTVKVNVLAGVILPLWTAIEKAVQVEQNQKRLCIVRCNNKKFAGLLLPNAAIAETVLKDYPP